Proteins encoded in a region of the Pieris napi chromosome 5, ilPieNapi1.2, whole genome shotgun sequence genome:
- the LOC125049978 gene encoding peroxidase-like, which yields MNNLYRVFVFISIFLRVNSVLFDRYSGKKVDEERAKEFRLKKYLDKCTVDIKSCAAHEVSRVSGTCNNYKHPAAGAAGRPYLRLLQPDYANQNEIRRAKTGEQLPSARKVHTSLNVATKYVLDRSNLNAAAIHFMELVRQDLSSSNGPLDSLKRNCCTEKADPRCIPIQVDNDPHLQGIHCLNFSRAETFQDLGCTHDITPAQINYQTPLLDLSLIYGVEETSQEGRSYKDGLLKSNKAGHHDLPLNYNTDCFTDNGTCYTIGLPKISPLDLRTTTLAILFLREHNRLAHALSNLNPCWKDDRLFKVARQINIATASNIFMYELMPRIIGYRNMITYDLISTSNDHVTTYDVQTPPGVYAEFDIAMRFFKTFMSSKIEKYNEAYEKVGEIELNKSFLLQSLLENETNFEEINRGTFLQSATNINNIKFPNDDPVSMDIQSGRDFALRGYNEYRDFCGLRIAMEFDDLKDIIDDEIVEVLKKVYKNVNDVDLLVGILAENNIDSTFVGPTLFCIIVKQLEILRFSNRFWFERGDNYHSFSLAQLSEIRKTNMARLACDNAEGIKYIQPYALMSTSHWNTPVPCSHIPGLELSKWRDASCKENVSTKSEKHDSNQYHFPQYTSFINDILSSMHLQ from the exons atgaataatttataccGTGTTTTCGTTTTTATATCGATATTTTTGCGCGTGAATAGTGTTCTGTTTGACAGGTATAGCGGAAAAAAAGTCGACGAGGAACGAGCAAAGGAATTTCGATTAAAAAAGTACTTGGA CAAATGTACAGTAGACATAAAGTCATGCGCAGCCCACGAGGTCAGCCGTGTGAGTGGTACTTGCAACAATTACAAGCATCCCGCAGCCGGTGCCGCCGGCAGGCCATATTTACGATTGCTACAACCGGATTATGCTAATC aaaatgaaataCGACGAGCTAAAACCGGTGAGCAACTACCATCAGCTCGTAAAGTACACACGAGCCTGAACGTAGCCACAAAGTACGTTCTTGACAGGAGCAATCTGAATGCAGCTGCTATTCACTTTATGGAACTAGTAAGACAAGACTTGAGTTCTTCTAATGGACCTT TGGATTCCCTAAAGAGAAACTGCTGCACTGAGAAAGCTGATCCTCGATGTATCCCCATACAAGTTGATAACGACCCTCACCTCCAAGGAATACACTGTCTAAACTTCTCGAGAGCGGAAACTTTCCAAGATCTAGGTTGTACACACGACATTACACCCGCACAG ataaattaccAAACCCCATTATTAGACTTGTCACTAATATATGGGGTTGAGGAAACATCTCAAGAAGGTCGGTCATATAAGGACGGTCTTCTCAAATCTAACAAGGCGGGACATCATGACCTACCACTGAACTACAATACTGATTGCTTTACTGATAATGGCACCTGTTACACAATTG GCTTACCGAAAATCTCGCCATTGGATCTGCGTACGACCACCTtagctatattatttttgcgCGAACACAACCGCTTAGCGCATGCGCTTTCAAATCTCAACCCGTGCTGGAAAGATGACAGGCTATTCAAAGTTGCGCGACAAATCAATATTGCTACTGCCTCAAATATCTTCATGTATGAGCTGATGCCTAGAATAATTg GTTACAGAAATATGATAACGTACGATCTTATATCTACCTCCAATGACCACGTGACAACATATGATGTACAGACCCCACCAGGGGTCTACGCTGAATTCGATATAGCTATGCGATTTTTTAAAACCTTTATGAGTTCCAAAATCGA AAAATATAATGAAGCCTACGAGAAGGTCGGAGAAATAGAACTAAATAAAAGTTTCCTCTTACAAAGCCTCCTCGAAAACGAAACAAATTTCGAAGAGATCAATCGAGGAACCTTTTTACAAAGTGCTACAAATATCAACAACATCAAG TTTCCAAACGATGACCCGGTCTCTATGGATATTCAAAGCGGTAGAGATTTCGCTTTACGAGGATATAACGAGTACAGAGACTTCTGTGGATTGAGAATAGCGATGGAGTTTGACGATCTAAAGGATATTATTGATGACGAG atAGTGGAAGTACTCAAAAAGGTTTACAAAAACGTGAATGACGTAGACCTACTGGTCGGGATATTGGCTGAGAATAATATCGATTCAACATTCGTTGGTCCAaccttattttgtattatcgTGAAGCAGCTagaaatattaagattttcaAATAGATTCTGGTTTGAAAGAGGAGACAATTATCATAGTTTCTCTCTAG cTCAATTAAGTGAAATAAGGAAAACGAACATGGCTCGACTCGCCTGTGACAATGCAGAGGGCATCAAATATATACAACCATATGCTTTAATGAGTACTTCTCACTG GAATACACCAGTCCCGTGTTCCCACATCCCGGGACTTGAATTATCTAAATGGCGGGACGCGAGCTGCAAAGAGAACGTTTCCACTAAAAGCGAAAAACATGATTCTAACCAATATCACTTTCCGCAATATACGTCGTtcataaatgatattttatcgTCCATGCATTTACAGTAA